Proteins co-encoded in one Scomber scombrus chromosome 14, fScoSco1.1, whole genome shotgun sequence genomic window:
- the taf1 gene encoding transcription initiation factor TFIID subunit 1 isoform X5 gives MSDSDSDEDQDRPFSLTGFLFGNINEDGQLEDDSVLDNESKKHLAGLGTLGLGSLITEITANEEGDQEENRDPGCVDSEGWVKSTEDAVDYSDISEVAEDETKKYRQAMGSLQPSRKTDDEDDYDADCEDIDSKLMPPPPPPSLPTAAKKEEPTSQSPNAGEEGDGIILPSIIAPSSTADKVDFSSSSDSESEADRPCQGSGSGGAQDRLCLPLAGIMQKDAAKALPGVTELFPEFRPGKVLRFLRLFGPGKNMPSVWRSARRKKKRKHRDPQPGTPPPEGEPTEQGQEKKSGWDYEYAHPPAPEQCLSDDEITMMAPVESKFSQTCGDGDKEAESRPKVAEWRYGPAQLWYDMLGVPEDGSNFNYGFKLKELDLSEPENQDPPKQITEVQLLHNDTDANADADTDGDGDDDEDRIKDRQALENELFLMVTQLQWEDDIIWNGEDVKHKGTKTQRASLAGWLPSSMTRNANAYNAQQGLTRSNSQLVPPTPPPMPKVSSITGSKREKNSHDNHASHEEDSPWFSIFPIDSEELVYGRWEDNIIWDDQEMDHLLMPPVLTLDPNDENIILEIPDEKEEMTSHSPSKENKKESALKKSRILLGKTGVIKDEPQQNMSQPEMKDPWNLSNDEFYYPKQQGLRGTFGGNIIQHSIPALELRQPFFPTHMGPMKLRQFHRSTLKKYSFGALAQPGPHPVQPLLKHIKKKAKMREQERQASGGGDMFFMRTPQDLTGKDGDLILAEYSEEYAPLIMQVGMATKIKNYYKRKPGKDPGAPDCKYGETVYCHTSPFLGSLHPGQLLPAFENNLFRSPIYLHKMPESDFLVLRTRHGYYIREIVDIIVVGQECPLYEVPGPNSKRANTHIRDFLQVFIYRLFWKSKDRPRRIRMEDIKKAFPSHSESSIRKRLKLCADFKRTGMDSNWWVLKPDFRLPTEEEIRAMVSPEQCCAYYSMLVAEQRLKDAGYGEKSFFAPEEENEEDFQMKIDDEVRTAPWNTTRAFISAMKGKCLLEVTGVADPTGCGEGFSYVKVPNKPTQQKDDKEPQPAKKTVTGTDADLRRLSLKNAKQLLRKFGVPEEEIKKLSRWEVIDVVRTMSTEQARSGEGPMSKFARGSRFSVAEHQERYKEECQRIFDLQNKVLESTEVLSTDTDSSSAEDSDFEEMGKNIENMLQNKKTSSQLSREREEQERKELQRMLMGDESDRDNKGRKERRKGLSSSLSTGSHKDDDTSSVTSLNSSATGRRLKIYRTFRDEDGKEYVRCETVRKASVIDAYTRIRTTKDDEFIRKFALFDEQHREEMRKERRRIQEQLRRLKRNQEKDKIKGPPEKKAKKVKERPDLKVKLKCGACGAIGHMRTNKFCPLYYQTNAPPSNPVAMTEEQEEELEKTVIHNDNEELIKVEGTKIVLGKQLIESADEVRRKSLVLKFPKQQLPPKKKRRVGSAVHCDYLNKPHKAIHRRRTDPMVTLSSVLESIINDMRDHPNTYPFHTPVNAKVVKDYYKIITRPMDLQTLRENVRKRMYPSREEFREAVEVIVKNSATYNGAKHPITQVAQSMLDLCDAKLKEKEDRLVRLEKAINPLLDDDDQVAFSFILDNIVTQKMMVVPDSWPFHHPVNKKFVPDYYKVIVSPMDLESIRKNISKHKYQNRDAFLSDVSLIHTNSIKYNGKGPDSPYTKTALDIVNVCKQTLAEYDEHLTQLEKDISTAKEAALDAADLESLDPMTPGPYTPQPADLFDSGASGSLPRETSSLFSEGPLVVAPEKRGGQCFSDLTFYRAAPQGRHGRRPGEEESDVDIEGFEEDDDGKPKTPAPAEDAEGDLEDEDDEEDMLLPPRRRMHDQEEEEEEEEEGEDGRSNRPAQASVLYQDLLMSDGEDDASEEEGDNPFSSIQLSESGSDSDREVDVRPPPPRRAQETARMGMEQEESMMSYEGDVPDEPHMEDSNVSYGSYEETESRSQMQPMSMGNGEEYGISEEEEDEEDEARRRGPAVLSQVQLSEDDESEEFRSIGGDSDMDSDN, from the exons ATGTCGGACTCAGACAGTGACGAGGACCAAGATCGCCCTTTCTCTCTAACTGGCTTCCTCTTTGGAAACATAAATGAGGATGGGCAGCTAGAAGATGACAGTGTTTTGGACAAT GAGTCCAAAAAGCATCTGGCTGGGTTGGGTACTCTGGGTCTGGGCTCCCTCATTACAGAGATCACTGCTAATGAGGAGGGGGAtcaagaggaaaacagagaCCCTGGATGTGTGGATTCAGAAG GTTGGGTGAAAAGCACGGAAGATGCAGTTGATTATTCTGACATCAGTGAGGTTGCTGAGGATGAGACAAAGAAGTACCGCCAGGCCATGGGGTCTTTGCAGCCCAGCAGGAAAACAG ATGATGAGGATGACTATGATGCTGACTGTGAGGATATTGATTCTAAGCTCATGCCTCCTCCGCCACCACCAAGTCTTCCTACAGCTGCAAAGAAAGAGGAGCCCACCTCTCAAAGCCCAAACG CTGGAGAAGAGGGTGATGGCATCATCCTGCCCTCCATCATTGCGCCATCCTCTACTGCTGATAAAGTTGACTTCAGCAGTTCCTCAGACTCAGAAAGTGAGGCTGACCGTCCCTGCCAGGGCTCGGGGTCTGGGGGTGCCCAAGACaggctctgcctccctctcGCTGGCATCATGCAGAAAGATGCTGCCAAAGCACTGCCAGGTGTCACAGAGCTCTTCCCAGAGTTTAGACCTGGAAAG GTGCTTAGGTTCTTACGACTCTTTGGTCCTGGAAAGAACATGCCGTCAGTTTGGAGGAGTGCCcgcaggaagaagaagaggaagcaCAGAGACCCTCAGCCGGGGACACCTCCTCCAGAGGGAGAGCCCACTGAGCAAGGCCAGGAGAAGAAGTCTGGATGGGATTATGAGTACGCACACCCTCCAGCCCCAGAGCAGTGTCTCTCAGATGATGAG ATAACCATGATGGCTCCGGTAGAATCAAAGTTTTCACAAACTTGCGGCGATGGTGACAAGGAAGCAGAGTCTCGACCTAAAGTGGCAGAATGGAGATATGGTCCTGCTCAGCTCTGGTACGACATGCTAGGCGTCCCTGAGGATGGAAGTAACTTCAACTATGGGTTCAAACTAAAAGAACTGGACTTGAGTGAGCCTGAGAACCAGGATCCGCCTAAACAAATAACAGAG GTACAGCTGTTACACAATGACACTGATGCTAATGCTGACGCTGATACTGATGGtgatggagatgatgatgaagacagaATCAAGGACAGACAGGCCCTTGAGAATGAGCTCTTCCTGATGGTCACTCAGCTGCAATGGGAGGATGACATTATTTGGAATGGAGAAGATGTAAAACACAAGGGCACCAAGACGCAGCGAGCAAGCCTGGCTGGATGGCTGCCGTCTAGCATGACGCGCAATGCCAATGCTTACAATGCACAACAGg GACTGACTAGAAGTAATTCCCAGTTAGTGCCACCCACACCTCCACCAATGCCCAAAGTTTCCTCGATCACAGGCtccaagagggaaaaaaacagccatGATAATCATG CCTCTCACGAAGAAGACTCTCCCTGGTTCTCCATTTTCCCTATTGACAGTGAGGAGTTGGTGTATGGACGCTGGGAAGACAACATTATCTGGGATGACCAAGAGATGGATCACCTTCTTATGCCACCTGTTCTTACACTAGATCCCAATGATGAGAATATCATTCTAG AAATTCCTGATGAAAAGGAGGAGATGACGTCCCACTCCCCATCAAAAGAGAATAAGAAGGAATCAGCGCTCAAAAAGAGCCGCATCCTGCTGGGGAAGACTGGAGTGATAAAAGATGAGCCACAGCAG AACATGTCCCAGCCTGAGATGAAGGACCCCTGGAACCTCTCCAATGACGAGTTCTACTATCCCAAACAGCAGGGCCTGAGGGGCACGTTCGGTGGCAACATCATTCAG CACTCCATCCCGGCACTGGAGCTGAGGCAGCCCTTCTTCCCTACTCATATGGGACCTATGAAGCTGCGCCAGTTCCATCGATCGACCCTGAAGAAGTACTCTTTTGGAGCGTTGGCTCAGCCGGGCCCCCACCCCGTCCAGCCACTGCTCAAACACATCAAGAAGAAGGCCAAG ATGCGGGAGCAAGAGCGTCaggcatcaggaggaggagacatGTTCTTCATGCGAACCCCGCAGGACTTGACAGGCAAAGATGGAGATCTGATCCTGGCTGAGTACAGTGAAGAATACGCCCCTCTCATCATGCAAGTTGGCATGGCCACTAAGATCAAAAACTACTACAAAAGG AAACCTGGAAAGGATCCTGGAGCACCAGACTGTAAATATGGAGAGACTGTATATTGCCACACATCGCCTTTCCTGGGTTCTCTGCATCCTGGACAACTGCTACCG gCGTTTGAAAACAACCTTTTCCGCTCCCCAATCTACCTGCACAAGATGCCAGAGTCAGATTTCTTGGTTCTACGAACACGACACGGCTACTACATCAGAGAGATTGTGGACATTATTGTAGTCGGTCAGGAGTGCCCCTTGTATGAAGTTCCAGGGCCCAACTCCAAACGAGCCAATACCCACATCAGAGACTTCCTCcaa GTGTTCATTTACCGCTTATTCTGGAAGAGCAAGGATCGGCCCCGCCGGATCCGCATGGAGGatataaaaaaagcttttccaTCACACTCAGAGAGCAGCATCAGAAAACGACTAAAACTCTGTGCCGACTTCAAACGTACAG GGATGGACTCGAACTGGTGGGTTCTGAAGCCTGACTTCAGGTTGCCTACTGAGGAAGAAATCCGAGCCATGGTGTCTCCAGAGCAGTGTTGCGCTTATTACAGCATGCTGGTGGCAGAGCAGAGACTCAAG GATGCCGGATACGGTGAGAAATCATTCTTTGCTCCGGAGGAAGAGAATGAAGAAGACTTTCAAATGAAGATTGATGATGAG GTGCGGACAGCTCCGTGGAACACAACAAGAGCCTTCATCTCTGCCATGAAGGGGAAATGCCTGTTGGAGGTGACAGGTGTGGCTGATCCTACAGGCTGTGGAGAAGGTTTCTCCTACGTCAAAGTGCCCAACAAGCCCACCCAGCAGAAG GATGACAAAGAGCCACAGCCTGCCAAGAAGACTGTGACAGGGACAGACGCTGATCTGAGGAGACTCTCACTGAAGAATGCCAAGCAGCTGCTGCGCAAGTTTGGTGTTCCAGAGGAAGAA atcaAGAAGCTCTCCCGCTGGGAGGTGATTGACGTGGTGAGAACCATGTCCACGGAGCAGGCTCGTTCTGGAGAGGGACCCATGAGCAAGTTTGCCAGAGGCTCTCGTTTCTCCGTTGCTGAACACCAGGAGCGTTACAAGGAAGAATGCCAGAGGATCTTTGACCTGCAGAACAA GGTTTTGGAGTCGACAGAAGTGCTctccacagacacagacagcagcTCGGCAGAGGACAGTGACTTTGAGGAGATGGGAAAGAACATTGAGAACATGCTGCAGAACAAAAAGACCAGCTCCCAGCTGTCCCGCGAgagggaggagcaggagagaaaGGAGCTGCAGAGGATGTTGATGGGCGACGAGAGCGACCGTGACAACAAGGGACGCAAGGAGCGGCGCAAGGGCTTGT CAAGTTCCTTGTCCACCGGCTCCCACAAGGATGACGACACATCCTCCGTCACCAGCCTCAACTCCTCAGCCACGGGAAGGAGACTCAAGATTTATCGCACCTTCAGGGACGAGGACGGCAAGGAATATGTCCGCTGCGAGACAGTGCGCAAGGCTTCAGTCATCGATGCCTACACCAGGATCAGAACAACCAAGGATGATGAATTCAT ACGAAAGTTTGCTCTCTTCGATGAGCAGCACAGAGAAGAAATGCGGAAGGAGCGCCGGCGTATTCAGGAGCAGCTGAGGAGGTTGAAGCGAAATCAGGAGAAGGACAAGATCAAGGGACCTCCAGAGAAGAAGGCCAAGAAGGTCAAAGAGAGACCAGACCTCAAGGTAAAA CTAAAGTGTGGAGCATGTGGAGCCATTGGGCACATGAGGACCAACAAGTTCTGCCCGCTGTACTATCAGACCAACGCCCCACCTTCTAACCCGGTTGCCATGacagaagagcaggaggaggagctggaaaaGACCGTCATCCACAACGACAACGAGGAATTGATCAAGGTGGAGGGAACGAAGATCGTGCTGGGCAAACAGCTCATCGAAAG TGCCGATGAGGTGCGAAGGAAGTCTTTAGTGCTCAAGTTCCCCAAGCAACAGCTCCcaccaaagaagaagagacgTGTAGGCAGCGCTGTGCACTGTGACTACCTCAAC AAACCGCACAAGGCCATCCACCGTAGACGGACCGACCCCATGGTGACGTTGTCGTCCGTGCTTGAGAGCATTATCAATGACATGCGGGATCACCCCAAT ACCTACCCGTTCCACACACCAGTCAACGCCAAGGTTGTGAAGGACTACTACAAGATCATCACTCGGCCCATGGACCTGCAGACCCTGAGGGAGAATGTGCGCAAACGAATGTACCCATCAAGGGAGGAGTTCCGGGAAGCAGTGGAAGTAATCGTCAAAAACAGCGCTACTTACAACG GTGCAAAACATCCAATAACACAGGTAGCACAGTCCATGCTGGACCTGTGTGATGCCAAATTGAAAGAG aaGGAGGACAGACTGGTGAGACTAGAGAAAGCCATCAACCCCCTgctggatgatgatgatcaggTGGCCTTCTCCTTCATCCTGGACAACATTGTGACCCAGAAAATGATGGTTGTTCCTGAT TCATGGCCGTTCCACCATCCTGTCAACAAAAAGTTTGTGCCGGATTACTATAAGGTGATCGTAAGCCCCATGGATCTGGAGTCAATCCGCAAG AACATCTCCAAGCACAAATACCAGAACCGAGATGCTTTCCTCTCAGATGTCAGTCTCATCCACACCAATAGTATCAAGTACAATGGTAAAG GCCCAGACAGTCCTTACACCAAGACAGCACTGGACATTGTTAACGTGTGCAAGCAGACCTTGGCAGAG TATGATGAGCACTTGACCCAACTAGAGAAGGACATCTCCACAGCTAAAGAGGCTGCTCTGGATGCAGCAGACTTGGAGAGTTTGGACCCAATGACCCCTGGACCATACACACCACAG CCTGCTGATCTGTTTGACAGCGGGGCTTCAGGAAGTCTGCCCAGAGAGACCAGCAGCCTTTTCTCTGAGGGACCTCTAGTGGTTGCTCCAGAGAAGAGAGGGGGGCAG tGCTTCTCAGACTTGACCTTTTACCGTGCTGCCCCTCAGGGTCGCCACGGCCGAAGACCCGGGGAAGAGGAGTCAGATGTGGACATTGAAGGCTTTGAGGAGGACGACGATGGCAAACCCAAGACCCCTGCTCCT GCCGAGGACGCGGAAGGAGATCTGGAGGACGAGGATGACGAAGAGGACATGTTACTGCCACCTCGCCGACGGATGCACGaccaggaggaa
- the taf1 gene encoding transcription initiation factor TFIID subunit 1 isoform X6, which yields MSDSDSDEDQDRPFSLTGFLFGNINEDGQLEDDSVLDNESKKHLAGLGTLGLGSLITEITANEEGDQEENRDPGCVDSEGWVKSTEDAVDYSDISEVAEDETKKYRQAMGSLQPSRKTDDEDDYDADCEDIDSKLMPPPPPPSLPTAAKKEEPTSQSPNAGEEGDGIILPSIIAPSSTADKVDFSSSSDSESEADRPCQGSGSGGAQDRLCLPLAGIMQKDAAKALPGVTELFPEFRPGKVLRFLRLFGPGKNMPSVWRSARRKKKRKHRDPQPGTPPPEGEPTEQGQEKKSGWDYEYAHPPAPEQCLSDDEITMMAPVESKFSQTCGDGDKEAESRPKVAEWRYGPAQLWYDMLGVPEDGSNFNYGFKLKELDLSEPENQDPPKQITEVVQEVQLLHNDTDANADADTDGDGDDDEDRIKDRQALENELFLMVTQLQWEDDIIWNGEDVKHKGTKTQRASLAGWLPSSMTRNANAYNAQQGLTRSNSQLVPPTPPPMPKVSSITGSKREKNSHDNHASHEEDSPWFSIFPIDSEELVYGRWEDNIIWDDQEMDHLLMPPVLTLDPNDENIILEIPDEKEEMTSHSPSKENKKESALKKSRILLGKTGVIKDEPQQNMSQPEMKDPWNLSNDEFYYPKQQGLRGTFGGNIIQHSIPALELRQPFFPTHMGPMKLRQFHRSTLKKYSFGALAQPGPHPVQPLLKHIKKKAKMREQERQASGGGDMFFMRTPQDLTGKDGDLILAEYSEEYAPLIMQVGMATKIKNYYKRKPGKDPGAPDCKYGETVYCHTSPFLGSLHPGQLLPAFENNLFRSPIYLHKMPESDFLVLRTRHGYYIREIVDIIVVGQECPLYEVPGPNSKRANTHIRDFLQVFIYRLFWKSKDRPRRIRMEDIKKAFPSHSESSIRKRLKLCADFKRTGMDSNWWVLKPDFRLPTEEEIRAMVSPEQCCAYYSMLVAEQRLKDAGYGEKSFFAPEEENEEDFQMKIDDEVRTAPWNTTRAFISAMKGKCLLEVTGVADPTGCGEGFSYVKVPNKPTQQKDDKEPQPAKKTVTGTDADLRRLSLKNAKQLLRKFGVPEEEIKKLSRWEVIDVVRTMSTEQARSGEGPMSKFARGSRFSVAEHQERYKEECQRIFDLQNKVLESTEVLSTDTDSSSAEDSDFEEMGKNIENMLQNKKTSSQLSREREEQERKELQRMLMGDESDRDNKGRKERRKGLSSSLSTGSHKDDDTSSVTSLNSSATGRRLKIYRTFRDEDGKEYVRCETVRKASVIDAYTRIRTTKDDEFIRKFALFDEQHREEMRKERRRIQEQLRRLKRNQEKDKIKGPPEKKAKKVKERPDLKVKLKCGACGAIGHMRTNKFCPLYYQTNAPPSNPVAMTEEQEEELEKTVIHNDNEELIKVEGTKIVLGKQLIESADEVRRKSLVLKFPKQQLPPKKKRRVGSAVHCDYLNKPHKAIHRRRTDPMVTLSSVLESIINDMRDHPNTYPFHTPVNAKVVKDYYKIITRPMDLQTLRENVRKRMYPSREEFREAVEVIVKNSATYNGAKHPITQVAQSMLDLCDAKLKEKEDRLVRLEKAINPLLDDDDQVAFSFILDNIVTQKMMVVPDSWPFHHPVNKKFVPDYYKVIVSPMDLESIRKNISKHKYQNRDAFLSDVSLIHTNSIKYNGKGPDSPYTKTALDIVNVCKQTLAEYDEHLTQLEKDISTAKEAALDAADLESLDPMTPGPYTPQPADLFDSGASGSLPRETSSLFSEGPLVVAPEKRGGQGRHGRRPGEEESDVDIEGFEEDDDGKPKTPAPAEDAEGDLEDEDDEEDMLLPPRRRMHDQEEEEEEEEEGEDGRSNRPAQASVLYQDLLMSDGEDDASEEEGDNPFSSIQLSESGSDSDREVDVRPPPPRRAQETARMGMEQEESMMSYEGDVPDEPHMEDSNVSYGSYEETESRSQMQPMSMGNGEEYGISEEEEDEEDEARRRGPAVLSQVQLSEDDESEEFRSIGGDSDMDSDN from the exons ATGTCGGACTCAGACAGTGACGAGGACCAAGATCGCCCTTTCTCTCTAACTGGCTTCCTCTTTGGAAACATAAATGAGGATGGGCAGCTAGAAGATGACAGTGTTTTGGACAAT GAGTCCAAAAAGCATCTGGCTGGGTTGGGTACTCTGGGTCTGGGCTCCCTCATTACAGAGATCACTGCTAATGAGGAGGGGGAtcaagaggaaaacagagaCCCTGGATGTGTGGATTCAGAAG GTTGGGTGAAAAGCACGGAAGATGCAGTTGATTATTCTGACATCAGTGAGGTTGCTGAGGATGAGACAAAGAAGTACCGCCAGGCCATGGGGTCTTTGCAGCCCAGCAGGAAAACAG ATGATGAGGATGACTATGATGCTGACTGTGAGGATATTGATTCTAAGCTCATGCCTCCTCCGCCACCACCAAGTCTTCCTACAGCTGCAAAGAAAGAGGAGCCCACCTCTCAAAGCCCAAACG CTGGAGAAGAGGGTGATGGCATCATCCTGCCCTCCATCATTGCGCCATCCTCTACTGCTGATAAAGTTGACTTCAGCAGTTCCTCAGACTCAGAAAGTGAGGCTGACCGTCCCTGCCAGGGCTCGGGGTCTGGGGGTGCCCAAGACaggctctgcctccctctcGCTGGCATCATGCAGAAAGATGCTGCCAAAGCACTGCCAGGTGTCACAGAGCTCTTCCCAGAGTTTAGACCTGGAAAG GTGCTTAGGTTCTTACGACTCTTTGGTCCTGGAAAGAACATGCCGTCAGTTTGGAGGAGTGCCcgcaggaagaagaagaggaagcaCAGAGACCCTCAGCCGGGGACACCTCCTCCAGAGGGAGAGCCCACTGAGCAAGGCCAGGAGAAGAAGTCTGGATGGGATTATGAGTACGCACACCCTCCAGCCCCAGAGCAGTGTCTCTCAGATGATGAG ATAACCATGATGGCTCCGGTAGAATCAAAGTTTTCACAAACTTGCGGCGATGGTGACAAGGAAGCAGAGTCTCGACCTAAAGTGGCAGAATGGAGATATGGTCCTGCTCAGCTCTGGTACGACATGCTAGGCGTCCCTGAGGATGGAAGTAACTTCAACTATGGGTTCAAACTAAAAGAACTGGACTTGAGTGAGCCTGAGAACCAGGATCCGCCTAAACAAATAACAGAGGTTGTACAAGAG GTACAGCTGTTACACAATGACACTGATGCTAATGCTGACGCTGATACTGATGGtgatggagatgatgatgaagacagaATCAAGGACAGACAGGCCCTTGAGAATGAGCTCTTCCTGATGGTCACTCAGCTGCAATGGGAGGATGACATTATTTGGAATGGAGAAGATGTAAAACACAAGGGCACCAAGACGCAGCGAGCAAGCCTGGCTGGATGGCTGCCGTCTAGCATGACGCGCAATGCCAATGCTTACAATGCACAACAGg GACTGACTAGAAGTAATTCCCAGTTAGTGCCACCCACACCTCCACCAATGCCCAAAGTTTCCTCGATCACAGGCtccaagagggaaaaaaacagccatGATAATCATG CCTCTCACGAAGAAGACTCTCCCTGGTTCTCCATTTTCCCTATTGACAGTGAGGAGTTGGTGTATGGACGCTGGGAAGACAACATTATCTGGGATGACCAAGAGATGGATCACCTTCTTATGCCACCTGTTCTTACACTAGATCCCAATGATGAGAATATCATTCTAG AAATTCCTGATGAAAAGGAGGAGATGACGTCCCACTCCCCATCAAAAGAGAATAAGAAGGAATCAGCGCTCAAAAAGAGCCGCATCCTGCTGGGGAAGACTGGAGTGATAAAAGATGAGCCACAGCAG AACATGTCCCAGCCTGAGATGAAGGACCCCTGGAACCTCTCCAATGACGAGTTCTACTATCCCAAACAGCAGGGCCTGAGGGGCACGTTCGGTGGCAACATCATTCAG CACTCCATCCCGGCACTGGAGCTGAGGCAGCCCTTCTTCCCTACTCATATGGGACCTATGAAGCTGCGCCAGTTCCATCGATCGACCCTGAAGAAGTACTCTTTTGGAGCGTTGGCTCAGCCGGGCCCCCACCCCGTCCAGCCACTGCTCAAACACATCAAGAAGAAGGCCAAG ATGCGGGAGCAAGAGCGTCaggcatcaggaggaggagacatGTTCTTCATGCGAACCCCGCAGGACTTGACAGGCAAAGATGGAGATCTGATCCTGGCTGAGTACAGTGAAGAATACGCCCCTCTCATCATGCAAGTTGGCATGGCCACTAAGATCAAAAACTACTACAAAAGG AAACCTGGAAAGGATCCTGGAGCACCAGACTGTAAATATGGAGAGACTGTATATTGCCACACATCGCCTTTCCTGGGTTCTCTGCATCCTGGACAACTGCTACCG gCGTTTGAAAACAACCTTTTCCGCTCCCCAATCTACCTGCACAAGATGCCAGAGTCAGATTTCTTGGTTCTACGAACACGACACGGCTACTACATCAGAGAGATTGTGGACATTATTGTAGTCGGTCAGGAGTGCCCCTTGTATGAAGTTCCAGGGCCCAACTCCAAACGAGCCAATACCCACATCAGAGACTTCCTCcaa GTGTTCATTTACCGCTTATTCTGGAAGAGCAAGGATCGGCCCCGCCGGATCCGCATGGAGGatataaaaaaagcttttccaTCACACTCAGAGAGCAGCATCAGAAAACGACTAAAACTCTGTGCCGACTTCAAACGTACAG GGATGGACTCGAACTGGTGGGTTCTGAAGCCTGACTTCAGGTTGCCTACTGAGGAAGAAATCCGAGCCATGGTGTCTCCAGAGCAGTGTTGCGCTTATTACAGCATGCTGGTGGCAGAGCAGAGACTCAAG GATGCCGGATACGGTGAGAAATCATTCTTTGCTCCGGAGGAAGAGAATGAAGAAGACTTTCAAATGAAGATTGATGATGAG GTGCGGACAGCTCCGTGGAACACAACAAGAGCCTTCATCTCTGCCATGAAGGGGAAATGCCTGTTGGAGGTGACAGGTGTGGCTGATCCTACAGGCTGTGGAGAAGGTTTCTCCTACGTCAAAGTGCCCAACAAGCCCACCCAGCAGAAG GATGACAAAGAGCCACAGCCTGCCAAGAAGACTGTGACAGGGACAGACGCTGATCTGAGGAGACTCTCACTGAAGAATGCCAAGCAGCTGCTGCGCAAGTTTGGTGTTCCAGAGGAAGAA atcaAGAAGCTCTCCCGCTGGGAGGTGATTGACGTGGTGAGAACCATGTCCACGGAGCAGGCTCGTTCTGGAGAGGGACCCATGAGCAAGTTTGCCAGAGGCTCTCGTTTCTCCGTTGCTGAACACCAGGAGCGTTACAAGGAAGAATGCCAGAGGATCTTTGACCTGCAGAACAA GGTTTTGGAGTCGACAGAAGTGCTctccacagacacagacagcagcTCGGCAGAGGACAGTGACTTTGAGGAGATGGGAAAGAACATTGAGAACATGCTGCAGAACAAAAAGACCAGCTCCCAGCTGTCCCGCGAgagggaggagcaggagagaaaGGAGCTGCAGAGGATGTTGATGGGCGACGAGAGCGACCGTGACAACAAGGGACGCAAGGAGCGGCGCAAGGGCTTGT CAAGTTCCTTGTCCACCGGCTCCCACAAGGATGACGACACATCCTCCGTCACCAGCCTCAACTCCTCAGCCACGGGAAGGAGACTCAAGATTTATCGCACCTTCAGGGACGAGGACGGCAAGGAATATGTCCGCTGCGAGACAGTGCGCAAGGCTTCAGTCATCGATGCCTACACCAGGATCAGAACAACCAAGGATGATGAATTCAT ACGAAAGTTTGCTCTCTTCGATGAGCAGCACAGAGAAGAAATGCGGAAGGAGCGCCGGCGTATTCAGGAGCAGCTGAGGAGGTTGAAGCGAAATCAGGAGAAGGACAAGATCAAGGGACCTCCAGAGAAGAAGGCCAAGAAGGTCAAAGAGAGACCAGACCTCAAGGTAAAA CTAAAGTGTGGAGCATGTGGAGCCATTGGGCACATGAGGACCAACAAGTTCTGCCCGCTGTACTATCAGACCAACGCCCCACCTTCTAACCCGGTTGCCATGacagaagagcaggaggaggagctggaaaaGACCGTCATCCACAACGACAACGAGGAATTGATCAAGGTGGAGGGAACGAAGATCGTGCTGGGCAAACAGCTCATCGAAAG TGCCGATGAGGTGCGAAGGAAGTCTTTAGTGCTCAAGTTCCCCAAGCAACAGCTCCcaccaaagaagaagagacgTGTAGGCAGCGCTGTGCACTGTGACTACCTCAAC AAACCGCACAAGGCCATCCACCGTAGACGGACCGACCCCATGGTGACGTTGTCGTCCGTGCTTGAGAGCATTATCAATGACATGCGGGATCACCCCAAT ACCTACCCGTTCCACACACCAGTCAACGCCAAGGTTGTGAAGGACTACTACAAGATCATCACTCGGCCCATGGACCTGCAGACCCTGAGGGAGAATGTGCGCAAACGAATGTACCCATCAAGGGAGGAGTTCCGGGAAGCAGTGGAAGTAATCGTCAAAAACAGCGCTACTTACAACG GTGCAAAACATCCAATAACACAGGTAGCACAGTCCATGCTGGACCTGTGTGATGCCAAATTGAAAGAG aaGGAGGACAGACTGGTGAGACTAGAGAAAGCCATCAACCCCCTgctggatgatgatgatcaggTGGCCTTCTCCTTCATCCTGGACAACATTGTGACCCAGAAAATGATGGTTGTTCCTGAT TCATGGCCGTTCCACCATCCTGTCAACAAAAAGTTTGTGCCGGATTACTATAAGGTGATCGTAAGCCCCATGGATCTGGAGTCAATCCGCAAG AACATCTCCAAGCACAAATACCAGAACCGAGATGCTTTCCTCTCAGATGTCAGTCTCATCCACACCAATAGTATCAAGTACAATGGTAAAG GCCCAGACAGTCCTTACACCAAGACAGCACTGGACATTGTTAACGTGTGCAAGCAGACCTTGGCAGAG TATGATGAGCACTTGACCCAACTAGAGAAGGACATCTCCACAGCTAAAGAGGCTGCTCTGGATGCAGCAGACTTGGAGAGTTTGGACCCAATGACCCCTGGACCATACACACCACAG CCTGCTGATCTGTTTGACAGCGGGGCTTCAGGAAGTCTGCCCAGAGAGACCAGCAGCCTTTTCTCTGAGGGACCTCTAGTGGTTGCTCCAGAGAAGAGAGGGGGGCAG GGTCGCCACGGCCGAAGACCCGGGGAAGAGGAGTCAGATGTGGACATTGAAGGCTTTGAGGAGGACGACGATGGCAAACCCAAGACCCCTGCTCCT GCCGAGGACGCGGAAGGAGATCTGGAGGACGAGGATGACGAAGAGGACATGTTACTGCCACCTCGCCGACGGATGCACGaccaggaggaa